The Labrus bergylta chromosome 15, fLabBer1.1, whole genome shotgun sequence genome includes a region encoding these proteins:
- the LOC136182766 gene encoding uncharacterized protein: protein MNELKWIQTPLLLTALLQFAAAAAGDKEVTFRVGENATLSCETVIQDQQECKYTTWIFFDSGNNAAIELVTLGQVRNSGAKSDRLRVTEDCSLVIKKIREEDAGSYVCQQYISGGRTGDDSLVLLSVTKSEDAKPEPIRPPITTTTTTTTTTTIPAPAGDWRWWLIFVPVVVFIVLLVVVVKVIRRKRNRTQMSDDVELTSDPAGSRSAAGTGQDMADPEGGVSYASIRYNKKGKREARVCAKDDANDGSVTYASVKASSSSTAAGASADPSILYATINKEKQ from the exons ATGAACGAGCTCAAATGGATTCAAACTCCTTTACTTCTCACAGCGCTGCTTCAGTTTGCTG cagcagcagctggagatAAAGAAGTCACATTCAGAGTTGGAGAGAACGCCACGTTGTCTTGTGAAACTGTGATACAAGATCAACAGGAGTGCAAATATACGACATGGATCTTTTTTGATTCAGGAAACAACGCAGCAATAGAGCTGGTTACACTTGGTCAGGTTAGAAACTCTGGAGCTAAATCAGACAGACTGAGAGTTACAGAGGACTGTTCTCTGGTTATAAAGAagatcagagaggaggatgctggAAGTTATGTCTGTCAACAGTACAtatcaggaggaagaacaggtGATGACTCTCTAGTTCTTCTATCTGTTACCAAGA GTGAGGATGCCAAACCAGAACCAATAAGACcaccaataacaacaacaacaacaacaacaacaacaacaacaattccTGCGCCTGCAGGAG ACTGGCGTTGGTGGTTGATCTTCGTGCCCGTGGTGGTTTTTATAGTTCTGTTAGTGGTCGTTGTGAAAGTCATCAGACGGAAAA gaaacAGAACGCAGATGAGTGACGATGTT GAGCTGACCTCAGACCCTGCAGGGTCTCGGTCTGCTGCAGGGACCGGTCAGGACATG GCTGATCCTGAAGGCGGGGTTTCCTACGCCTCCATCAGATACAACAAGAAGGGGAAAAGAGAAGCTCGG GTTTGTGCTAAAGACGATGCTAACGATGGTTCAGTGACCTATGCCTCCGtcaaagcttcttcttcttctactgctgcAGGAGCCTCTGCTGATCCCAGCATCCTCTACGCCACCATCAACAAAGAGAAGCAATAA